GCGAGTGGTTGATCGAGCGGTTGGGCTTTTTGCCTGTGGCGACGGCCCGCAGCCGCGAAACCTGGACAGAAATCGTGCGCTGTGGGGGGGTGTGGATAGCGGTATCCTCAGCCCGAACCCGCAGTAGCCCAGTGGCGCGTTATCTCGATCAGCACCCGCCCGGAGTCGCGGACTTGGCGTTTGGGGTGAGCAATGTGGCGGCGGTCATGACCCAGGCGATCGCCGCTGGAGCAACTGTCTTGCAGCCCGTCACAGAAGAAGACCTGCTCAACGGCACTCTGCGCTGGGGGGCGATCGCCGGATGGCAAGATTTGCGTCACACGCTGCTGGACTGGTCGGGGCAGGCGGCAGTCCCCATCTGGGCCACCTTGCCCGATTTAGAAACGCTGGACTTTTGGGAGCCGGGAGCCATGTCACCCCACTGCGCTGGTTTTTTTGAACAAATCGACCATGCAGTGCTGAATGTGGCCGCGGGCAACCTGGAACCAGCTACCCTCTGGTATGAACAGGTGCTAGGGCTGCGGCGACAGCAGGGCTTCACTATTCAGACCGAGCGTTCGGGCCTGTGCAGTCGCGTGTTGGGGCATCCTGGCAGCACGGTGCAATTGCCGATCAATGAACCCGCCTCGCCCAACTCGCAAATTCAGGAATTTCTCGATATCAACCGGGGCGCAGGGATTCAGCATGTTGCGCTGCGGACGCGGGATGCCCTGGGGGCGATCGCCCAGTTGCGCCAGCGCGGGGTCGAGTTTCTCGATGTGCCGCTGGAATATTATACCCAGCTGCGGCAGCGTGAGGGCTTTTCGCTGTCGGAGGAGGCCTGGCGGGCGATCGCCCAGCAGCAAATCCTGGTAGATTGGGCCGCCCATGAACCCAACGCCATGCTGCTCCAGGCGTTTACCCAGCCCATCTTTCCGCAGCCGACTTTTTTCCTGGAAGTGATCGAACGCCGCGCCTACTGGGCCGGTCAGCAGCAGCGCCTCCCTGACGGCTTTGGCGAGGGCAATTTTCAAGCCCTGTTTCGCGCAATGGAGCGAGAGCAGCAGAAGCGGGGGAGTCTGGGGTAAGGAGAGGCATCCCTCTGCATGGCTGTTGCGGCCCCCAACCCTGCTGCTCCTGCTGCCCCGGTTACACAGGCGTTGCCGAGGAATGCCGCCGTTCCTGTCGCATCAGAACATAGCCCACCACCAGCCAGAAAATCAGCAGTCCACCCGTCAGCAGCAACACAGGAACCAGTCCCCAGCTATTCACCAGGGCCGGAGCCGCAGCGGTAAATAGGCCGCCGCCCACGATGGGTTCAAAGAACAACTGCTTGTAGGCGAAGCTTTCAAATGCGCCGGTGCTGTTGTCGGGGTCTACCATTCGCAGAAGCAAAATGCCCGTTGCGGTCACGCCCATCGACTGGCCCATGTCGCCGATGCCCTTTTCAAACCAATGTTGCGAAAACAGGCGCGGAGCCAGCCACAGGAAGATGAGTACGTTCCACAAAATGCCCAGGATGCTGAGCGTCAGAAACACACCCAAGTTGCCGCCGATCACCCGCAGCGAGATGGAGGCGATCGCCGCAATCACGACCACATCCAGCGCCACGCCCGCGATGTTTTGAATCATCGGGCGAATGACCAGCGCCCCCAGCCCCAGCCGATTCAGAATGGACTGAGTGATAATGCCGCCCACCAGCGCCAGCGGAAACAGCGGCACAAACGGCATCACCACAAAGCCCGTCTGTCCCCAAGTGACGGACTCAAACCACTTCAGCGCCTCTAGCAAGAGCCAGCCAAGGGCGATCGCCATGCCGACGATGCCAAAGTTGATCGACAGCGGATCGACCAGCAGATTTCGCAGCAGCCGCGCCCGCTGCTGGCGCAGTTCCGGCGTTTCGGCCACCACGTTCAGGTCGGGAATTTCCTCTGGCTCGATGGCGTTTCGGTTAATCGAAGCGACATAGCCCTTGCGCCGCCCCCAGTCGGCCAGCGCCGTGCCTAGCACAATACCCGACACAATGCCCACCGTCGCCAGACCAATCGCCAGATCTGCGCCATCGGCATATCCCAGATTGTTCAGCGTTTCTGCCATACCGCCCGCCGTGCCGTGGCCGCCCTCAAAGGCGATTTCGATCAAGCAGGAGGCGATCGGGTTTGCCCCAAACACCGGCCCCAAAATCAGCAGCGTGGCCAAAATGCCGACGACATATTGCCCCCAGGCGAGGGTCTGCCCAAACACCACCTGAGGCGCGGCTTTGCGCCAAATGTCGCGCGGCGGCGGAATCGTCTCACCGAGAAATAGCGCGGCAAAGACGATGTTGATAAACACACCGGGAGCCTGCGACCAGACGGTGCGGACATTTTCGGAAAACAGACCGCCCGCCAGCAGCGACTCTTCGCCACCAATGGACGTGGCGATCGCCCCCAATACCTGCGGCCCCAGCAGCAGCGCCAGCACCCCTGCAATGATCGACGCAGGCAAATAAAGCCGTTGAAAAAAGCGAATTTTATGCTTCAAATAGCGCCCCGCCAGCAGCAATATCGCCAGCAGCACAAAGGCAAATAAGACCGTTCGTAAATTAAACACGATTTCTCCCAGCCCTTACGGCAGATGACCAACCCGCCCGTCAACCCATTTGCAACGCTGCAAGTTTTTGGAGACGGGCGGATGACAACTTGATTGCTATATAGCCTTTTATTAAGGCAGCAAGCCGTAACTCAGGGCACAGGTTTGATAGGAAGTGTTACAGAGGACGGGGAAACAGAGTGAGGCGGATTTTGGATTTTGGATTGGCGATTTTGGATTGGCAGCCGCCGAAGCCCGCCTGTTGACGCTCCAAGATTTTCCTGATTTTGGATTTTGGATTGGCAGTTCTGGATTGGCAAGTTTGGATTACCGGGCAAACCGCTGCGGGCTTCTCGCAATGTTTGGGAACCCTGGAGCCTGAAGCAGCGCCAGCCCCTAGAAATTCCGCATCACCCACTGCTGAAACTCCGAGTCTGTCCCAAAGATCAGGCTGGGGCACTGGGTCGCCCGCACGCTGCGGTGGGTGACGAGATTGGCCTTGGGAATCCCATAGGCATCCAGCAAAAACCGGATCAGCGTGATGCTGGACTTTTCCTGGGCAGGCGTGAAGCCCTTCTGCGCGGGCGTGGCCTCGTGTTCAACACCGATAGAGCGATCGTTCACATCCTTATTGCCCGCATGAAAGGCGCAGTAGTCGTCCTGCACCATCTGAATAATTTCGCCAGAGCGGTCGATGATGTAGTGCGCCGACACCTGCGAGGTCGAGCTTTGGAACGTGTTGATGGCGCTCTGCACCGGAGCCACCGTGTTGTGAAACACAATGGTATTAATTTTGAACCCTTCACGGCGAGCGCGATAGTTGGACGGGTGCGCCGGGATAAACGTCACCTGGGGTTTGGGCATTCCGCCGGAGCCGCCGCCTTCGTGGCCGGTTCCGGGCTTGGGCTGGGGTTCTGGCCCCGGCACGCCGACCGCCACCACCATACCCCCCGGCGCATCGGCTCGCTTAAACCACTCGTGCATTGGGCGAATGTTGAGTTCCTTTTCGCCATTAGCGCGGGGCTTTTTGAAGATTCGCTCAAGGTAGTAGCCGCCTTCCATCAGGTAAATGGCAGAGTCGGTTTCTTTGATCCAGGTTGCCATGGGGGTTGTCTCCTAGCGTTGCACCGATTTTGGATTTTAGATTTTGGATTTTTCGTTCTTCGCTCTTCGCTCTTCCTTCTTCGCTCTTCCTTCAAATCCAAAATCGAGAACTAACATAGTCTACCCAGAGTGACAATAGTCTAGCTAGAATGACGAACCGGGCTGCTTGAGAAATTCGACTTCTTCTGGTGTGGAGCGTCGCCCCAGAATATGATTGCGATGGGGAAAGCGGCCGAATCGCTGGATTACGTCGCGGTGGCGCAGGGCATAGTCATAGGGGTCGCGCAGTTCGGGGGCGATCGCCGCTAGTTTTTGCATCAAGTCTACACACTGCTGCTGGTGCGCTAGGTTTTCGCTATGTTCCAGCGGTAGGTAGAGAAACAGCCGTTCCAGCGGATTCATTGCCTGATCCAGCCCACGGGCGATCGCCCCCTGGCTCACCTCCAGTGCTTTTGCGTCTGTGGCAAAGGCTTTGGGCGTGTTGCGAAAGATATTGCGCGGAATCTGATCTAGCAGCAGCACCAGCGCCAGACAGAAACGCGGTTCCCCCTGCCACTCGTCCAGTTCGCCCCTGGCGGCCTGCTCATAGAGCGGCAAGAAGCGATCGCGCATCTGTTCGTCTGTTTTTGGGTTTTTGGTAAACCACAGCTTGCGACGCTGCTCGTAGCTTCGGTCTGTTTCGTCGGGCGCACCAAACCAGAAGTCCAGAAGGTCGTTGGGTGAAGGAGGCATATCTGTCTTAGGTTAGAGGGAGGTTCAAGCATTTTGGAACACGGTAGGACGATTGCCACCGAAGGAACGTCTACATCAGGTAGCAGGTAGGTAGATAGACCAGATTAAAAAACAGATCCTGAACCCTGCGCCGCCCGCTGCGCGGGCGGCGCAGGGTCTTTGGGTTTTATATTTGCTAATGTCTGCCTACTTAGGAAGGATCTGCGCTGAGTAACGCGGGCAGTTCCCAAATCCGAGCGGTGCCGTCTGCCCCTGCGGAGGCTAGCCATTTGCCATCGGGACGAAAGCTAACGCTCCAAACTGCACGGCGATGTCCCTCAAAGGTTTCCACCAGTCCACCATGTCGATTCCAGAGACGAACCGTGCCATCGGTGCTGGCGGTGGCAAGATGCGCCTGATCTGGGCTAAAGGCAACGTCCCACACGGCGCGTCGATTGTCCCCAAAGATGGCGAGCGATCGCCCAGTCAGGCTCCACAATCGAGCCGTGCCGTCGCCTCCGGCCGTGGCGAGGCGCTGGCCGTCGGGGCTAAAGGCAACACTCCACACGGCGCGATCGTGCCCGCGAAATACTGCAAGCTGGCGACCCGTTAAAGTCCACAGCCTGGCTGTACCATCGGCTCCGGCGGTGGCGAGGCGCTGGCCGTCGGGGCTAAAGGCAACACTCCAAACGGCGCGGTTGTGTCCCCGAAACACGACCAACTCCCGCCCCTCCAAATCCCACAGGCGGGCTGTGCCGTCGGGGCTGGCGGTGGCGAGGCGCTGGCCGTTGGGGCTAAAGGCGACATCCCACACCGCGCGATCGCCCGCTGAAATTACCGTCAGTTCGTCGCCATTCAGGGCCCACAGGCGGGCGGTGCCGTCGGCTCCGGCCGTGGCGAGGCGCTGACCATCCGGGCTAAACACCACGTTCCACACCGCACGTTTATGGCCCACCAGTTGGGCTAGCTCATGACCTGCATCGTCCCACAGGCGAGCCGTGCCGTCGGCTCCAGCCGTGGCGAGGTGCTGACCATCCGGGCTGAACACCACGCTCCACACCGCGCGTTGATGTCCCTGTAGCACCCTGATCTGATGCTCTGGCGGTTCTGGCGTTTGGGGAAAAGCTGAACGGGAGTCGGGCGATCGCCCCTGGGTTTCTGGGGTCGAAGGGGCTGATCCAGAGGCAGGCAAGTTTGGGCTGGGGAGTGTCGCCGCAGGAACAGCTACGGGACGCGCTAAGTCCGCTAGCATGAGGCGATCGCCTTGTTTACTTGGCGTTGTTTTACTTGGCGTTGTTTTACTTGGCGTTGTTTTACTTGGCGTTACAGAGCGACCTGCCTTTGGAAACTTCGGCGGCTGCCAGACCCGAAACACCTGCTGCCAGCGATCGCCCGCTTCCTTCCAAAAAGCATCGGCTGCCTCTATTGACCTAGAAACCATCCCTGATCTGGAACCCATCGCAATCTCTGCTGCACACCCAGTTGCATGCTCTCCTGCACGTTCTTCTGCACGCTCTGCTGCAACCTGGGGGGTAATTAGCGCCGGAGCCATCTGGGATTGCCGCTCTAGCAATAGTCCAGACCCCTGGCTCTCGTCTGGTGCAAAGGCGCTGCCATACAATAGCCATCCGCCCAAGAGCCAAGCGCCAAGAACTATGGCAACCTGGGCCACCCGCTGGCGGTGTCGCTTGGAACCCAAACCATTCATCTAGCGAAGGGCGATCGCGCAGCCGGGGCCATCTGTAAAACCATGACACAAAACCATGACAGGCCTGACCAGGACAAGCCTGACTATACTGGCTGCCCCGTCCGAAAATAACGATCGCTTGACTACATATTTTGCTATTGCGTTTTTTGCTATCGCGTTTTATCACTGCGTTTTGCCATCGCGCATCCAATCGATCCAGGACAGCGGCAGACGATAGCAGCAAGAGAATGGGCAGGCAGTTTTTCTAATGGCATTTTCTAATAGAAAAGCGGGCATTGACTGCTCTAAACGCTGCCAAAACCCGCCGCTCAAAAAGAATGCGCGTCTCACGGTCGTTCGCATCGGCTGCAAGCACACAGGCTGCAAGCACACAGGCTGCAAGCACATGGGGCACAACCAAATGCCACCCTGCCGTATGAACCTCCATCGATGGGCCGCACTCCCTATGTACAAATGCAGGCACTCGACGTGTAGGCACTCACCGTGCCGACATTCACCGTGCCGAAATTCACCGTGCCGACATTCGCCGTGTGAACACTG
The Thermoleptolyngbya sichuanensis A183 DNA segment above includes these coding regions:
- the hppD gene encoding 4-hydroxyphenylpyruvate dioxygenase, whose amino-acid sequence is MDIQHIHFYVGHAGEWREWLIERLGFLPVATARSRETWTEIVRCGGVWIAVSSARTRSSPVARYLDQHPPGVADLAFGVSNVAAVMTQAIAAGATVLQPVTEEDLLNGTLRWGAIAGWQDLRHTLLDWSGQAAVPIWATLPDLETLDFWEPGAMSPHCAGFFEQIDHAVLNVAAGNLEPATLWYEQVLGLRRQQGFTIQTERSGLCSRVLGHPGSTVQLPINEPASPNSQIQEFLDINRGAGIQHVALRTRDALGAIAQLRQRGVEFLDVPLEYYTQLRQREGFSLSEEAWRAIAQQQILVDWAAHEPNAMLLQAFTQPIFPQPTFFLEVIERRAYWAGQQQRLPDGFGEGNFQALFRAMEREQQKRGSLG
- a CDS encoding sodium/glutamate symporter, producing the protein MFNLRTVLFAFVLLAILLLAGRYLKHKIRFFQRLYLPASIIAGVLALLLGPQVLGAIATSIGGEESLLAGGLFSENVRTVWSQAPGVFINIVFAALFLGETIPPPRDIWRKAAPQVVFGQTLAWGQYVVGILATLLILGPVFGANPIASCLIEIAFEGGHGTAGGMAETLNNLGYADGADLAIGLATVGIVSGIVLGTALADWGRRKGYVASINRNAIEPEEIPDLNVVAETPELRQQRARLLRNLLVDPLSINFGIVGMAIALGWLLLEALKWFESVTWGQTGFVVMPFVPLFPLALVGGIITQSILNRLGLGALVIRPMIQNIAGVALDVVVIAAIASISLRVIGGNLGVFLTLSILGILWNVLIFLWLAPRLFSQHWFEKGIGDMGQSMGVTATGILLLRMVDPDNSTGAFESFAYKQLFFEPIVGGGLFTAAAPALVNSWGLVPVLLLTGGLLIFWLVVGYVLMRQERRHSSATPV
- a CDS encoding N-acetylmuramoyl-L-alanine amidase produces the protein MATWIKETDSAIYLMEGGYYLERIFKKPRANGEKELNIRPMHEWFKRADAPGGMVVAVGVPGPEPQPKPGTGHEGGGSGGMPKPQVTFIPAHPSNYRARREGFKINTIVFHNTVAPVQSAINTFQSSTSQVSAHYIIDRSGEIIQMVQDDYCAFHAGNKDVNDRSIGVEHEATPAQKGFTPAQEKSSITLIRFLLDAYGIPKANLVTHRSVRATQCPSLIFGTDSEFQQWVMRNF
- a CDS encoding DUF924 family protein; translated protein: MPPSPNDLLDFWFGAPDETDRSYEQRRKLWFTKNPKTDEQMRDRFLPLYEQAARGELDEWQGEPRFCLALVLLLDQIPRNIFRNTPKAFATDAKALEVSQGAIARGLDQAMNPLERLFLYLPLEHSENLAHQQQCVDLMQKLAAIAPELRDPYDYALRHRDVIQRFGRFPHRNHILGRRSTPEEVEFLKQPGSSF
- a CDS encoding WD40 repeat domain-containing protein — translated: MNGLGSKRHRQRVAQVAIVLGAWLLGGWLLYGSAFAPDESQGSGLLLERQSQMAPALITPQVAAERAEERAGEHATGCAAEIAMGSRSGMVSRSIEAADAFWKEAGDRWQQVFRVWQPPKFPKAGRSVTPSKTTPSKTTPSKTTPSKQGDRLMLADLARPVAVPAATLPSPNLPASGSAPSTPETQGRSPDSRSAFPQTPEPPEHQIRVLQGHQRAVWSVVFSPDGQHLATAGADGTARLWDDAGHELAQLVGHKRAVWNVVFSPDGQRLATAGADGTARLWALNGDELTVISAGDRAVWDVAFSPNGQRLATASPDGTARLWDLEGRELVVFRGHNRAVWSVAFSPDGQRLATAGADGTARLWTLTGRQLAVFRGHDRAVWSVAFSPDGQRLATAGGDGTARLWSLTGRSLAIFGDNRRAVWDVAFSPDQAHLATASTDGTVRLWNRHGGLVETFEGHRRAVWSVSFRPDGKWLASAGADGTARIWELPALLSADPS